From the genome of Candidatus Buchananbacteria bacterium, one region includes:
- the hisG gene encoding ATP phosphoribosyltransferase, with protein MNEGREGCRLVVPDGSLKEVIHRLLADAHCAVSYPGGDRSYRGIIANKRLFAPPFDVVRRMRPWDSPKVVARGLAELAFTAQDLIAEAGVEDQVVVLDRYPLSRGGYGSTKLVLAVPENSPIQSVTDLMPEHEVATEYPSFARRWLDGKRVSPDIIHVHGSLEAFHGLADAIFENTETGLSLKVGGWRIVEQALESQTCLITYPAALENKVQANIIAEFRLLLNAVIAARTKVLVKCNVAARNCSDVCRILPSADEPTRSDLSKSGGFALEAVVEESAVERLIPELKAAGATAIVVVPISLFVR; from the coding sequence TTGAACGAGGGTCGTGAGGGATGTCGCTTGGTAGTTCCGGACGGATCACTAAAGGAAGTGATTCACCGGTTACTTGCCGATGCCCATTGTGCGGTTAGTTATCCGGGGGGTGATCGATCGTATCGTGGTATTATCGCCAACAAGCGTTTGTTTGCGCCACCGTTTGATGTTGTTCGCCGAATGCGGCCGTGGGATTCGCCTAAAGTAGTGGCCCGCGGTTTGGCGGAACTGGCGTTTACCGCTCAGGATTTGATTGCGGAGGCCGGCGTTGAAGACCAGGTAGTGGTCTTAGACAGGTATCCGTTGTCGCGTGGCGGGTACGGGTCAACTAAGTTGGTGTTGGCGGTGCCGGAAAATTCGCCGATCCAGTCGGTGACTGATTTGATGCCAGAGCATGAGGTGGCGACCGAATATCCATCATTTGCCAGGCGCTGGCTTGATGGCAAGAGAGTCAGTCCCGATATCATTCATGTTCATGGTTCGCTTGAGGCGTTTCATGGCTTGGCCGACGCGATTTTTGAGAACACCGAAACGGGGCTTTCGCTGAAAGTCGGCGGCTGGCGCATTGTTGAACAGGCGCTGGAATCGCAGACGTGTCTGATTACTTATCCGGCGGCGCTGGAAAATAAGGTTCAGGCAAACATCATCGCCGAATTTCGGCTGCTGTTAAATGCCGTGATTGCTGCGCGAACCAAAGTCCTTGTCAAGTGCAATGTGGCGGCTAGAAACTGCAGTGATGTCTGCCGAATTCTGCCGTCGGCGGACGAGCCGACGAGGTCGGATCTTTCGAAGTCGGGAGGCTTTGCCTTGGAGGCGGTTGTTGAGGAGTCGGCAGTAGAGCGCCTGATCCCCGAATTGAAGGCGGCTGGCGCAACCGCTATCGTGGTTGTGCCAATCAGTCTGTTTGTTCGTTAA
- a CDS encoding HAD family hydrolase yields the protein MSNINDQLKPPSSIKVIVFDFDNCLVLDEKTKTGSEEIKDQAWFEIFSEYDRKELEAVLDQAKKIVVGGAGDRNDIAQQILRHFNHPEATLAASAIKKCDLFNQYVQKRIGEVIITPATRKTLSELASQYPLYINTATPRDAALESLKILNLISFFKEVFGRPGTKVDNLQKIIAAESVNPMQVLFIDDQPGGWDAAQTVGCIFAGIYTAKNKLWQNEKQPFPLVNSLTELPALLLKINY from the coding sequence ATGTCAAACATAAACGATCAATTAAAACCGCCTAGCTCGATCAAAGTAATTGTTTTTGATTTTGACAACTGCCTCGTTTTAGACGAAAAAACCAAAACCGGTTCAGAAGAAATTAAAGATCAGGCCTGGTTTGAAATTTTTTCTGAATACGACCGTAAAGAACTAGAGGCTGTCTTAGATCAAGCCAAAAAAATAGTGGTCGGCGGGGCTGGCGACCGCAACGATATCGCCCAACAAATTTTGCGACATTTTAACCATCCAGAAGCCACTCTTGCGGCGTCGGCGATAAAAAAGTGTGACTTATTCAATCAATACGTACAAAAAAGAATCGGTGAAGTAATAATTACCCCAGCTACACGAAAAACGTTATCCGAACTCGCCAGTCAATATCCGCTTTACATCAATACCGCCACCCCCCGCGATGCCGCGCTCGAAAGTTTAAAAATCTTAAACCTTATATCATTCTTCAAAGAAGTATTTGGTCGACCAGGAACTAAAGTTGATAACCTTCAAAAAATTATTGCTGCCGAATCAGTTAACCCAATGCAGGTTCTTTTTATTGACGATCAGCCTGGCGGTTGGGACGCCGCTCAAACTGTTGGCTGTATTTTTGCTGGAATCTACACCGCTAAAAATAAATTATGGCAAAATGAAAAGCAACCGTTTCCTCTTGTTAATTCCTTAACGGAACTACCCGCACTACTCCTAAAAATTAACTACTAA
- the thrC gene encoding threonine synthase, whose product MNELETSFLSCIGCGRKADVLTERAFSCPDCGNLYDMIVPVPLHHRPADWKALFARKSDFNSGVWDFKPWVAPDLSADNIVSIGEGLVPLVEAGRHLKEYIGMPLKLWLSLRGKNPTGSFKDDGMTVLVSIAKAGGVEFIACVSTGDTSASLAAFCAHAGIKCTVILPAGKITPEQLMQVRLFGAQVILLPGTFDDCMRVFRELVKRGVYPGNSLNPARIQGHQTTVFQAIRQFGWKSLDVVFVPIGNGSNASSVGKALRLLTSLGFEHQTRIIGCQSNAANPLAISWPNIAIRPDLSADEQAALVRQWLEIYQPVKVGETMATAMRIGDPVSKRKVMREIIASNGAILDASDQEAYPAVLACAKDGHFVCPQSGVALAGLKKAVSRGLVHEGETVVVICTADGLKFSQPFLEPKGTQPVLADDCQPDTVARLMKL is encoded by the coding sequence ATGAACGAATTAGAAACGTCTTTTCTGTCATGTATCGGCTGCGGCCGAAAAGCCGACGTGCTCACTGAACGGGCCTTTTCATGCCCGGATTGTGGCAATCTGTACGATATGATCGTGCCGGTACCACTACATCACCGCCCGGCCGATTGGAAGGCGTTATTCGCCAGGAAGTCAGACTTTAACTCCGGGGTGTGGGATTTCAAACCCTGGGTAGCGCCTGATTTATCGGCGGACAACATCGTTTCGATTGGTGAAGGCTTGGTGCCGCTGGTTGAGGCCGGACGGCATCTTAAGGAATATATCGGCATGCCGTTGAAGCTGTGGCTTTCGCTTCGCGGTAAAAATCCGACCGGCAGTTTCAAGGACGATGGCATGACCGTCTTGGTTTCCATCGCCAAAGCCGGCGGTGTCGAATTTATTGCCTGTGTTTCAACGGGTGACACCTCAGCTTCGCTGGCGGCATTTTGCGCCCACGCCGGAATTAAGTGCACAGTCATCTTGCCGGCTGGCAAGATTACGCCCGAGCAACTGATGCAAGTCAGGCTGTTTGGCGCGCAAGTGATCCTGCTGCCCGGAACGTTTGATGATTGTATGCGAGTATTTCGTGAGTTAGTCAAGCGCGGGGTTTACCCTGGCAACAGTCTGAATCCGGCGCGGATTCAAGGACATCAGACAACGGTCTTTCAAGCGATTCGCCAGTTCGGCTGGAAATCTCTTGATGTCGTTTTCGTGCCGATTGGTAATGGCAGTAATGCCAGTTCGGTGGGTAAGGCCTTACGGTTGCTGACCAGCCTTGGGTTTGAACATCAGACCCGGATTATTGGCTGCCAGTCAAATGCTGCAAACCCTCTGGCAATATCATGGCCGAACATTGCCATCAGGCCGGATTTATCGGCCGATGAACAGGCGGCACTGGTCCGGCAGTGGCTTGAAATTTACCAACCGGTTAAGGTTGGCGAAACAATGGCAACGGCGATGAGAATCGGCGACCCGGTGTCTAAGCGCAAGGTGATGCGGGAAATCATCGCCTCTAACGGCGCGATTCTGGACGCTTCTGACCAGGAAGCTTACCCGGCAGTGCTGGCCTGCGCTAAAGACGGCCATTTCGTTTGTCCGCAAAGCGGCGTCGCGTTGGCCGGTCTGAAAAAAGCGGTCAGTCGAGGGTTGGTGCATGAAGGCGAAACCGTTGTGGTCATTTGCACTGCCGACGGACTCAAATTCAGTCAGCCCTTCCTGGAACCAAAGGGTACTCAGCCGGTTTTGGCCGACGATTGCCAGCCGGACACAGTGGCCCGGCTGATGAAGCTTTAG
- a CDS encoding protease inhibitor I42 family protein: protein MLMSQQSKLKITVLLLLILTMASTGCWFKKPSESKVGQEEFETGTVIDVSDKSGQEVTVKIGDVIYLKLEGESKSGFQWQVISPTSESSLILKDHKVVGIDDPNVLGGKFTDEWWLKVQEAGETQLQFSYVMPTKPLEAKKSFELKVISQ from the coding sequence ATGCTAATGTCTCAACAAAGCAAACTAAAAATTACTGTTTTGCTGTTGCTTATTTTGACTATGGCTTCAACGGGCTGTTGGTTTAAGAAACCAAGTGAATCCAAAGTCGGTCAGGAGGAGTTTGAAACCGGAACAGTGATTGATGTTAGTGACAAATCCGGTCAAGAAGTTACCGTTAAGATTGGTGACGTGATTTACCTTAAACTTGAAGGTGAATCAAAAAGCGGTTTTCAGTGGCAGGTTATCAGCCCAACCTCTGAGAGCAGCCTGATTCTAAAAGACCACAAAGTTGTTGGTATTGACGACCCGAATGTTTTGGGCGGAAAGTTCACTGATGAGTGGTGGCTTAAGGTTCAAGAGGCAGGAGAAACTCAACTGCAATTCAGCTATGTTATGCCAACTAAGCCACTTGAAGCAAAAAAGAGTTTTGAACTCAAAGTCATTAGTCAATAA
- a CDS encoding elongation factor Ts: MAIDTKLISQLREMTGAGVGDCKAALEEAAGDLNKAIEVLRKKGAVKAAKKSDRVTNEGVIAQVINGGKIATVGLACETDFVALTEGFIKTVEDYAKKLMEVGETAFKAWAEDNIKNELIAKVGENIQLTVSQIVEGEVIGTYIHSNKKIAAAVALKGGTSAIGNELAMQIAAMSPLYVKPEDVKPEEIEREKEIYREQLKTEGKPEAMWDKIIPGKLNKFYQEVCLLNQPFIKEDKLSVQQWLTQQGSGIEVVTFSRYSI; the protein is encoded by the coding sequence ATGGCTATTGATACAAAACTAATTTCTCAATTGCGAGAAATGACTGGCGCTGGCGTCGGTGACTGTAAGGCGGCCTTGGAAGAGGCGGCAGGTGATTTGAATAAGGCGATTGAAGTGCTGCGCAAAAAAGGCGCCGTTAAGGCGGCAAAAAAATCGGACCGGGTGACCAACGAGGGTGTAATTGCACAGGTGATTAATGGAGGTAAAATTGCGACGGTCGGTTTGGCTTGTGAAACTGATTTTGTCGCTTTAACTGAAGGCTTTATTAAGACAGTTGAAGACTATGCCAAAAAATTGATGGAAGTTGGAGAAACAGCATTCAAGGCTTGGGCGGAAGATAACATTAAGAATGAATTGATTGCTAAGGTTGGCGAGAATATTCAGTTAACCGTCAGTCAGATTGTTGAAGGCGAAGTAATCGGGACTTATATCCATTCAAATAAAAAAATTGCTGCTGCTGTTGCCTTAAAAGGCGGTACGTCGGCGATTGGAAACGAGCTAGCAATGCAGATTGCGGCGATGTCACCACTATATGTGAAGCCGGAAGACGTGAAGCCGGAAGAAATTGAGCGTGAGAAGGAAATTTATCGTGAACAATTAAAAACTGAAGGCAAGCCGGAAGCAATGTGGGATAAGATTATTCCTGGTAAACTTAATAAATTTTATCAGGAAGTTTGTCTGCTGAATCAGCCTTTTATAAAAGAAGATAAATTGTCAGTCCAGCAGTGGCTTACGCAGCAGGGCAGCGGTATTGAAGTAGTTACTTTCTCTCGCTACTCAATTTAA
- a CDS encoding phosphoribosyl-AMP cyclohydrolase has translation MEKEELAPDFSARLDLSLNQRGGLVLAIVQDYRTKEVLMHGFIDQEAWSNTKATGEVWLWSTSRHLLWYKGGESGNTMKIRDAYLDCDKDCVLLLVEVSGDGYACHFGKPSCFFTKLDGVVQEGGYVFERGS, from the coding sequence ATGGAAAAAGAAGAGCTTGCTCCTGATTTTTCAGCACGACTGGATTTGTCGCTGAATCAGCGCGGCGGTTTGGTACTGGCGATTGTCCAGGACTACCGGACAAAGGAGGTACTGATGCACGGCTTTATTGATCAGGAAGCCTGGTCAAACACTAAAGCGACTGGCGAGGTTTGGCTGTGGTCAACTTCGCGCCATTTGCTTTGGTATAAGGGTGGTGAATCCGGTAACACAATGAAAATCCGGGACGCTTATCTTGACTGCGACAAAGACTGTGTGCTACTTTTGGTTGAAGTGTCAGGCGACGGGTATGCCTGCCATTTTGGTAAACCAAGCTGTTTTTTCACTAAGCTTGATGGTGTAGTGCAGGAAGGAGGATACGTATTTGAACGAGGGTCGTGA
- a CDS encoding ABC transporter permease: MDIIKKIKLNFWIIMVTPFRVALRSLRTNKVRTLLTVLGIVIGITAVITVMSAGEGLKSYVVGQVETFGTDAIQVEIKVPNTGKTSSENSAGIAQGIQITTLTIDDAKAIKKLPNVLNNYTSIIGQEIVSYENENKQALLWGASASFVDIDASKVETGRFFTEEEDTSLANVVVLGNSIKEKLFGDADPLDKFIKVGKQKFRVIGVMEKRGAIAFFDMDSFIYVPVQTLQKKVMGIDHVIMIFNKVADQSRADETAEEIIALLRERHDITDPDKDDFSVTTMAEALSIYETIFGAINLLLVAIAGISLLVGGIGIMNIMYVSVTERTYEIGLRKAVGATASNILWQFLWEAVVITLFGALIGVILGIGLSFLVSLIASSQGVTLKFIVSPESMIIAASVSLAIGLVFGVFPARAAAGLDPVDALRKSN, translated from the coding sequence ATGGATATTATTAAAAAAATTAAACTTAATTTTTGGATTATCATGGTAACTCCGTTTCGAGTTGCGTTGAGATCTTTGCGGACTAATAAAGTGCGGACATTGTTGACGGTTTTAGGTATCGTTATCGGCATCACGGCGGTCATTACCGTAATGTCGGCCGGTGAGGGACTGAAGTCGTATGTGGTTGGTCAGGTAGAGACATTCGGTACGGATGCAATTCAGGTTGAAATTAAGGTGCCTAACACCGGCAAAACTTCAAGCGAAAATTCGGCTGGGATTGCCCAGGGTATTCAAATCACCACCCTGACCATTGACGACGCCAAGGCGATAAAAAAGTTGCCTAATGTTTTGAATAATTATACTTCAATCATCGGTCAGGAGATTGTGTCTTATGAGAATGAAAATAAACAGGCATTGCTGTGGGGTGCGTCGGCATCATTCGTTGATATTGATGCTTCCAAGGTTGAAACCGGAAGATTTTTTACTGAAGAGGAAGATACTAGTTTGGCTAATGTAGTGGTGCTAGGGAATTCTATTAAAGAGAAATTATTTGGCGACGCTGATCCGCTGGATAAGTTTATTAAAGTTGGTAAACAAAAATTTCGGGTTATTGGAGTAATGGAGAAACGCGGTGCCATTGCTTTTTTTGATATGGATAGTTTTATCTATGTTCCGGTTCAGACACTGCAAAAAAAGGTAATGGGCATTGATCACGTGATCATGATTTTTAATAAGGTAGCCGATCAAAGTCGGGCCGATGAAACCGCCGAGGAAATCATAGCGCTGTTGCGTGAACGTCACGACATTACTGATCCGGACAAGGATGATTTTTCAGTAACGACTATGGCCGAAGCCTTAAGTATTTATGAAACAATTTTTGGTGCCATTAATTTGCTGCTGGTGGCAATTGCTGGCATTTCGTTGCTGGTTGGTGGTATTGGAATTATGAATATCATGTATGTTTCAGTAACTGAACGTACTTACGAGATTGGTTTACGTAAGGCGGTGGGTGCGACGGCTAGTAATATTTTATGGCAGTTTTTGTGGGAAGCGGTTGTGATTACGTTATTCGGCGCATTAATCGGGGTGATATTGGGCATTGGACTTTCATTTTTAGTTTCATTAATCGCCAGTTCTCAGGGCGTGACATTAAAGTTTATTGTTTCACCGGAATCAATGATTATTGCAGCATCGGTCTCTTTGGCAATTGGTTTAGTATTTGGAGTATTTCCAGCCCGGGCGGCCGCTGGACTTGATCCGGTTGACGCTTTACGAAAATCAAACTAG
- the gap gene encoding type I glyceraldehyde-3-phosphate dehydrogenase yields the protein MPTRIAINGFGRIGRAAFKIALTRKDIEVVAINDLMDNKTLAHLLKYDTVYGEQPGVIQGTKEGIKVDGRLYPVFNQKDPSQLPWAAHRVDVVLECTGIFKTTEAASAHLRAGAKRVVISAPAKDETQTMVLGTKDSNERVKTGKHEKIVSMASCTTNCISPVMQVLESKFGIEKAMMTTVHAYTSTQNLVDGPSKDLRRARAAAQNIIPTSTGAAIATTKVVKSLNNLFDGIALRVPVITGSVSDITAVLKKKTVTVEEINDEFKQAVKNPAFKNVLAVSDKPLVSSDFVKSPYSSIVDLEFTRVVGGNMVKILAWYDNEWGYSTRLIDIAGQIGKLIK from the coding sequence ATGCCAACACGAATAGCTATTAATGGTTTTGGCCGAATTGGCCGGGCTGCATTTAAAATCGCATTGACGCGAAAGGACATTGAGGTTGTCGCCATCAATGATCTAATGGACAATAAGACTTTAGCTCATTTATTGAAATATGATACTGTCTACGGCGAGCAGCCGGGAGTAATTCAGGGCACTAAAGAAGGTATTAAGGTTGATGGTAGATTGTACCCGGTGTTTAATCAGAAAGACCCTTCACAGTTACCATGGGCAGCCCATCGGGTTGATGTCGTTTTAGAGTGTACCGGTATATTTAAAACCACTGAAGCTGCATCGGCTCATTTGCGTGCCGGAGCCAAGCGAGTGGTAATTTCTGCGCCAGCTAAAGATGAAACCCAAACAATGGTTTTGGGAACCAAAGATTCAAATGAGCGGGTTAAAACCGGCAAGCACGAAAAAATTGTTTCCATGGCATCTTGCACTACCAACTGTATTTCGCCAGTGATGCAGGTTTTAGAATCAAAGTTTGGTATTGAAAAGGCCATGATGACTACTGTGCATGCATATACTTCAACCCAGAATTTAGTTGATGGCCCCAGTAAAGATTTGCGTCGAGCGCGCGCAGCGGCACAAAACATTATCCCTACTTCAACCGGCGCGGCGATTGCGACCACGAAGGTAGTCAAGAGCTTAAATAATTTGTTTGACGGTATTGCGTTGCGGGTGCCGGTGATTACCGGATCAGTGTCTGATATTACGGCAGTATTAAAGAAAAAGACAGTTACTGTTGAGGAAATTAATGACGAGTTTAAACAAGCTGTCAAAAATCCGGCCTTCAAAAATGTTTTGGCGGTTTCCGACAAACCTTTAGTTTCTTCAGACTTTGTAAAAAGTCCGTATTCTTCAATTGTGGACTTGGAATTTACGAGGGTGGTTGGCGGTAATATGGTAAAAATTTTAGCGTGGTATGATAATGAATGGGGATATAGCACCAGACTTATTGACATCGCCGGACAAATTGGTAAACTAATAAAATAA
- the rpsB gene encoding 30S ribosomal protein S2, translating to MPNIPDLMTMLKSGVHFGHQLARRHPKMKPYIFTSKSGFHIINLEQTQEKLKEALEFVTKIVANGGTILFLATKKQAQPIIKKYATECEMPFIAERWLGGTFTNFGEISRVAKKYTELKKKQATGELDKYTKKEKLDFEREIEKLEKIVGGIEDMRRVPDAIFVVDVKKEKTAVAEANRRNIPVIAMCDTNVNPEKVTYVIPANDDAVKSIELITSLVAAAVKEGQAQKKTAPVVAKSGK from the coding sequence ATGCCGAATATCCCGGATTTGATGACGATGCTCAAGTCTGGCGTTCATTTTGGACACCAGTTGGCACGACGTCACCCAAAAATGAAGCCGTATATTTTCACTTCGAAAAGTGGCTTCCATATTATTAACCTTGAACAGACTCAGGAGAAGCTGAAAGAGGCTTTGGAGTTTGTCACGAAAATAGTGGCTAATGGTGGCACTATTTTATTTTTGGCTACTAAAAAACAGGCTCAGCCGATTATAAAAAAGTACGCGACCGAATGCGAGATGCCTTTTATCGCTGAACGATGGCTTGGCGGTACCTTTACCAATTTTGGTGAAATTTCGCGAGTGGCCAAAAAATACACTGAACTAAAGAAGAAACAGGCCACTGGCGAACTGGATAAATATACCAAAAAAGAAAAGTTGGATTTTGAACGAGAAATTGAAAAATTGGAAAAGATTGTCGGCGGTATTGAAGATATGCGCCGAGTACCTGATGCGATTTTTGTTGTTGATGTTAAGAAAGAAAAAACCGCGGTGGCAGAAGCCAATCGCCGAAACATTCCGGTTATCGCGATGTGTGACACAAACGTTAATCCGGAGAAAGTAACCTATGTTATTCCGGCCAATGATGATGCGGTAAAATCGATTGAATTAATAACTTCTTTAGTTGCTGCGGCTGTTAAAGAAGGTCAAGCTCAAAAGAAAACTGCTCCTGTAGTTGCCAAGTCTGGCAAATAA
- a CDS encoding GerMN domain-containing protein, with amino-acid sequence MLHHKRIFFLGLILFSSFFVSGCFRQSKTDINQNNAAVTNSSVQPGEVAVLDSNIIVNKPLSFDQVTSPLMIQGRAVASLGEIQVRLLNALNNPMATTTITVNNSEVSFGSFSAELAFGTPTSPRGWLEVFSVNKDDGSVQNVIKLPIVFADYKNPTVKVFFTNIKEDPEVKDCSKVYPTVREIQFDVNPIAGALDQLLAGTTEEEMKNGFVDSLPEDVKVQKIELKDGVLNVDFDQALQAGVGGSCRVTAIRSQITETLKQFDTVKQVVISIDGETETILQP; translated from the coding sequence ATGCTTCATCATAAAAGGATTTTTTTCTTAGGCCTGATTTTGTTTAGTTCGTTTTTTGTTTCCGGTTGTTTTCGCCAATCGAAAACAGACATAAATCAAAATAATGCAGCGGTCACCAATTCAAGCGTGCAGCCGGGTGAAGTTGCGGTTTTAGACAGTAATATTATAGTTAACAAGCCGTTAAGCTTTGATCAGGTTACTAGCCCGTTGATGATTCAAGGCCGGGCAGTAGCCAGTCTGGGGGAGATTCAAGTAAGGCTATTAAATGCGCTTAATAATCCAATGGCCACCACCACTATTACGGTTAATAACAGTGAGGTGTCGTTTGGTTCTTTCTCCGCTGAATTGGCATTTGGCACCCCGACATCTCCTCGGGGTTGGCTGGAAGTTTTTAGTGTTAATAAGGATGACGGATCGGTACAAAATGTGATTAAGCTGCCGATTGTATTTGCCGATTATAAAAATCCGACAGTGAAAGTTTTTTTTACTAATATTAAAGAGGACCCGGAAGTAAAAGATTGTTCAAAGGTATATCCGACTGTTCGGGAAATTCAATTTGACGTTAATCCGATTGCCGGAGCCCTTGACCAGCTTTTAGCCGGTACAACCGAAGAAGAAATGAAAAATGGATTTGTAGACAGCCTGCCCGAAGACGTTAAAGTCCAAAAGATTGAACTAAAAGACGGCGTCCTGAATGTTGATTTTGATCAGGCATTGCAGGCAGGTGTCGGCGGATCGTGCCGGGTGACGGCGATTAGATCGCAGATTACTGAGACTCTAAAGCAGTTTGATACGGTTAAACAGGTGGTGATATCTATTGATGGTGAAACAGAAACGATTTTGCAACCCTAA
- a CDS encoding helix-turn-helix domain-containing protein, translating to MKGTHQGHHSQIDALYRAILSLKTTQDCRRFFRDLLTIEEITEFSKRWQAVRLLNQNKSYREVARQTGLSTTTVARVAHWLYRGEGGYNLALKRIDK from the coding sequence ATGAAAGGAACTCACCAGGGGCACCATAGTCAGATTGACGCGCTATATCGTGCTATTTTAAGTCTGAAAACCACTCAAGATTGCCGACGGTTTTTTCGCGATTTATTGACGATTGAAGAAATCACTGAATTTTCAAAACGGTGGCAGGCAGTACGGTTACTTAATCAAAACAAGTCATACCGCGAAGTAGCGCGACAAACCGGTTTAAGCACTACGACAGTAGCGCGCGTGGCCCATTGGCTGTACCGCGGCGAGGGAGGCTATAATCTTGCCCTAAAAAGGATTGATAAATAA
- a CDS encoding ABC transporter permease yields the protein MNFVQATKGSIHNLASRKMRSFLTMLGMIIGISSVIVIMSIGASAQGLILNQIKGIGSNLIGILPGAADENGPPATALGITVTTLKYDDALAIAKKENAHHVVAAAAYVKGVGTISWENRSVDTNITGTTANYVDVEDAKVSAGHFFTEEEERSISRSVVLGSEIAESLFEDTDPVGQSVKIKRELFRVVGVMEERGSAFFQNQDDQVFIPLYTAQKLLLGVNHLGFIRAKVDDEKNLDQSLEDIKATLRERHEITDPSQDDFSVRSVAQALEVLTGVTNALKFFLAAIAAIALVVGGIGIMNIMLVSVNERIREIGLRKAVGAKNASILIQFLVETIVIAFGGGLIGIIFGAGIAGVVALVANYLGYKWDFIVTLNSIFLASGVSVLIGLTFGIYPAYRAAKLDPIVALRHE from the coding sequence ATGAATTTTGTTCAAGCCACTAAAGGGTCAATTCATAATTTAGCCTCTCGTAAAATGAGGTCTTTTTTGACAATGCTTGGAATGATTATTGGGATTTCTTCGGTGATTGTGATTATGTCGATTGGCGCTTCGGCGCAGGGGTTAATTTTAAATCAGATTAAAGGCATTGGTTCCAACTTGATTGGTATTTTGCCGGGCGCTGCCGATGAGAACGGACCGCCGGCGACAGCCCTTGGTATTACAGTGACAACGTTAAAATATGATGACGCGTTGGCGATTGCTAAGAAGGAAAATGCTCATCATGTCGTTGCGGCAGCTGCCTATGTGAAAGGAGTTGGCACTATTAGCTGGGAAAATCGTAGCGTTGACACTAATATTACCGGAACGACCGCTAATTATGTTGACGTCGAAGATGCAAAAGTTAGTGCTGGCCATTTTTTTACCGAAGAAGAGGAGCGTTCGATTTCGCGGTCGGTAGTGCTGGGCAGCGAGATTGCTGAGAGCCTGTTTGAAGATACTGACCCTGTTGGTCAGAGCGTAAAAATTAAACGGGAACTTTTTAGAGTGGTGGGAGTGATGGAAGAACGCGGTTCAGCATTTTTTCAAAATCAGGATGATCAGGTGTTTATACCGCTTTACACTGCCCAAAAGTTACTGTTGGGCGTAAACCATCTTGGTTTTATCAGAGCTAAAGTTGATGATGAAAAAAATTTAGACCAGTCATTGGAAGACATTAAAGCAACTTTACGCGAACGTCATGAAATAACTGATCCGTCCCAAGATGATTTTTCCGTCCGTAGCGTCGCCCAAGCACTAGAAGTTTTGACTGGGGTAACTAACGCCCTCAAGTTTTTTTTGGCGGCGATTGCTGCTATCGCGCTCGTGGTCGGGGGTATTGGGATTATGAATATTATGTTAGTTTCCGTCAATGAACGAATTAGAGAAATTGGTTTGCGTAAGGCAGTGGGCGCCAAAAACGCCAGTATTTTAATTCAATTTTTGGTTGAAACAATAGTGATTGCTTTCGGCGGTGGGTTAATTGGTATTATCTTTGGTGCTGGAATCGCCGGAGTTGTGGCACTGGTTGCCAACTATTTGGGGTATAAATGGGATTTTATTGTGACGCTTAATTCGATATTTTTAGCCAGCGGTGTTTCGGTTTTAATTGGTTTGACATTTGGTATTTACCCGGCGTACCGCGCGGCCAAGCTGGATCCGATTGTGGCGCTGCGCCATGAGTAG